In the Stigmatella erecta genome, GGCCCTGGTGGGCGGAGCGAGCCTGAAGGCGGGCGACTACGTGGCCATCGCCAAGGCCGGGGCCTGAGAAGGAAGCTGGTGGGGTGGCGTTAAGGAGTTGTCACCCCGCGGGCCGGTTGTGTAGGGTGCGCGTCCTTTTCCACTGAGCGTCTGAAAGAGAAGCCATGCTGACCTTCTTCACGATCGTGCACGTCATCCTGTGCGTGTTCATGATCTTCGTCATCCTGCTGCAACCCGGGAAGGACGCGGGCATGGGCTCGGCGCTCGGCGGTGGAGCGGCCACGAGCGCCTTCGGTGGCCGGGGCGCGGTGACGTTCCTCAGCAAGCTGACGGGCGTTTGCGCGGCGCTGTTCTTCCTGACGTCGCTGGGGCTGTCCTTCGTGGGGCTGCGCCCCTCGGTGGCGGCAGGCCCGGTGGCCACGCCTCCGGCGGCAGCGGCGCCCGCGGCGGCGGGAGGCACGGCAGCCC is a window encoding:
- the secG gene encoding preprotein translocase subunit SecG — protein: MLTFFTIVHVILCVFMIFVILLQPGKDAGMGSALGGGAATSAFGGRGAVTFLSKLTGVCAALFFLTSLGLSFVGLRPSVAAGPVATPPAAAAPAAAGGTAAPAAATPPVGAAPEGTPPSVEQPREAPAPAPAEAAPAQPAPQQ